From Coffea arabica cultivar ET-39 chromosome 2e, Coffea Arabica ET-39 HiFi, whole genome shotgun sequence, the proteins below share one genomic window:
- the LOC113732391 gene encoding cytochrome P450 CYP72A219, whose translation METAYSPIAVFCYCILLLILVLAWKVFNWAWLTPKKLEKRLKEQGLRGNPYKLLYGDFKENSTLFKEAHSKPINLSDDFVPRVIPHFCAVVKKYGKNSYMWLGPKPIVMIMNPEHIRDITTKIYIFQKPRANPLTKLLTQGLVSYDGDKWAKHRKLINPAFNVEKLKHMVPSFYASASEMLSKWEDIVSTNGSCELDVWPDLQALTSDAISRTAFGSNYKEGKRIFELQREQSEHFLKARESIYIPGWRFLPTKRNRRMKQIAKDVQESIREIINARLKAMKEGEACADDLLGILLESNSKEIDNHGNKDFGMTIKEVIDECKLFYFAGQETTSVLLVWTMILLSRYPNWQVRAREEVLQHFGTNKPDFEGLNHLKLVTMILHEVLRLYPPAATIARRAAVEIQLGNLTLPAQVLLSLPTILLHHDPEIWGNDVEEFKPERFADGVSNATKGQVAFFPFGWGPRICIGQNFTMVEAKLAVAMVLQRFSFELSPSYSHAPREVITIQPQYGAHLILHKL comes from the exons ATGGAGACAGCATACAGCCCAATTGCTGTATTCTGTTATTGTATTCTGCTCTTGATTTTAGTGCTTGCGTGGAAAGTATTCAACTGGGCGTGGTTAACTCCCAAGAAGCTGGAAAAGCGTCTCAAAGAGCAAGGTCTCAGAGGAAATCCTTACAAACTTCTCTATGGAGACTTCAAAGAGAACTCAACCCTTTTCAAGGAAGCTCACTCCAAGCCAATCAATCTCTCTGACGACTTCGTCCCAAGAGTTATTCCTCACTTCTGTGCAGTTGTCAAGAAGTATG GTAAGAATTCATACATGTGGCTTGGACCAAAACCGATAGTGATGATCATGAACCCTGAACACATAAGGGACATCACAACAAAGATTTACATCTTTCAAAAGCCTCGTGCTAATCCACTTACCAAATTGCTGACACAAGGGCTGGTGAGCTATGATGGAGATAAATGGGCTAAACACAGAAAACTCATCAATCCCGCTTTCAATGTGGAGAAATTGAAG CATATGGTCCCATCATTTTATGCAAGCGCTAGTGAGATGTTGAGTAAATGGGAGGATATTGTTTCAACCAATGGCTCCTGTGAGTTGGATGTTTGGCCGGATCTTCAAGCTCTGACTTCTGATGCAATTTCACGGACGGCATTTGGAAGTAACtataaagaaggaaaaaggataTTTGAACTTCAAAGAGAACAGTCTGAACATTTCCTAAAGGCTAGAGAATCAATATACATTCCAGGATGGAG GTTTTTGCcaacaaaaagaaatagaagaatGAAACAAATTGCCAAAGATGTGCAAGAATCTATTAGAGAAATTATAAATGCAAGATTGAAGGCAATGAAAGAAGGGGAAGCTTGTGCTGATGACTTATTGGGTATATTACTCGAATCCAATTCTAAAGAAATTGATAATCACGGCAACAAGGATTTTGGCATGACTATTAAAGAAGTTATTGATGAATGCAAGCTGTTCTATTTTGCGGGGCAGGAGACCACCTCAGTGCTGCTTGTATGGACAATGATCTTATTGAGTAGGTATCCAAACTGGCAAGTGCGGGCTAGAGAAGAAGTTTTGCAACACTTTGGGACTAACAAGCCTGATTTTGAAGGGTTAAATCACCTAAAATTG GTCACCATGATACTACACGAAGTTCTCAGACTATATCCGCCAGCAGCTACCATTGCTCGAAGAGCTGCTGTAGAAATTCAGTTGGGAAATTTAACTCTACCAGCTCAAGTGCTGTTATCATTACCAACAATATTGTTGCACCATGACCCTGAAATATGGGGCAATGATGTGGAGGAGTTTAAGCCAGAGAGGTTTGCTGATGGAGTCTCAAATGCAACGAAGGGGCAAGTTGCGTTCTTCCCATTTGGTTGGGGACCTCGCATATGCATTGGCCAAAACTTTACCATGGTGGAAGCAAAACTGGCAGTAGCTATGGTTCTCCAGCGTTTCTCCTTTGAACTCTCCCCATCTTATTCTCATGCACCCCGTGAAGTCATAACTATTCAACCGCAGTATGGTGCTCACTTGATTTTGCACAAATTGTAG